The Chlamydia poikilotherma DNA segment CTCTTCCCATAACAATACAGTTCGTGATAATCAATCCAACGAAAACGGACAGTGTTTTTGAGATATTAAAGAAAAAGGCTTTTAAAAACTGATCAATAACAATCACGAATAAGCTAATGATAATTAGCTGAGTAATCATACGCACGCTGTCAGGAGTGGCTTTTCGTAATAAGGATACAAAAAACGAGGAACATCCTGTGACAAAGCTTACAGCAAGGCCCATAGTAATGGCTGTGCTTACTGTTGTTGTTACAGCAAGTGCAGAACAAATCCCTAAAATAGCAATTAGAGGTTGGTTATTGTCCCAAAGAGGATCAAGGAAATAACTCTTGTATGATTTATTTGCTGCCATTGTGATCTCTCTGGTTATTAAGCTTAGCGAAAGACATCAACAAACTACGATAGGGAGCTAAAGATTGTGCATAAGCCTCAGTAACACCATTACACGTTAATGTTGCTCCAGAAATACCATCGATTGATGATAGTGCTTTTGGAGATGTTCCAAATGCTGATTGTACTGATCCTTTAATTACCTCAAGACCTAGAGGTGTTGTAGCGAAATCTGTATTTTCTGATGCTGCTTGTAAGAAGATTTTCTTCCCATAGAATTGCTTTTGCCAAAGGGGATTGGCAATATTAGCTCCTAATCCTGGAGTTTCAGCTTGTTGATACCATGCGGTTCCTAAAACGGTATCCCCGTTATTTTCTACAGCCAGATAACCGTAAATAGGTCCCCACAAACCAAATCCTGAAATAGGAATAATAATAGCGCGAACTACTGAGGGATTTTTAATAACCTCAGCAGCGCTCATCATTCTAGCTTGTTCAGTATTTGCTAAGATTACGTAGAATAGTAATAAGGGCTGTTGATAAAAATGGCCATTTTGATGTTTTTCAATAAATTCTGTAACATTGATGTTTTTTTCTTCGAAGGAAAACATTTGACCACGTTTATCCGCAAGTAGGGGATGAACAAATCCTTGTGCGTACGAATCTAAAACCGAGCTCGTGACAACAGGCGCACGTTTATCTGCAACTTTAAGTAGGTGGGAGGTTTTGTCATATATAGCGGGTTGCCAAGAATCTTTCTCATAGATTTGAAATTTTCCGGAAAAATCTAAAACATGTGCTGCCGTTAGCATTTGCTGATTGCGATCAAAAATAGCTGCTCTTTCTTGGAAAGGGGCTAAGATATAGTACACAGTAGAAAGGAAAACGCTAGAGAATAAACTTAAAGCAAAAATGAAAAGTAC contains these protein-coding regions:
- the nqrD gene encoding NADH:ubiquinone reductase (Na(+)-transporting) subunit D — translated: MAANKSYKSYFLDPLWDNNQPLIAILGICSALAVTTTVSTAITMGLAVSFVTGCSSFFVSLLRKATPDSVRMITQLIIISLFVIVIDQFLKAFFFNISKTLSVFVGLIITNCIVMGRAESLARNVPPIPAFLDGFASGLGYGWVLVSVSIIREFFGFGTILGLQLIPKCFYASEAHPDGYENFGLMVLAPSAFFLLGIMIWGVNILRSKKGKR
- a CDS encoding Na(+)-translocating NADH-quinone reductase subunit C; translation: MSSEKSKSHLNQTWYVVLFIFALSLFSSVFLSTVYYILAPFQERAAIFDRNQQMLTAAHVLDFSGKFQIYEKDSWQPAIYDKTSHLLKVADKRAPVVTSSVLDSYAQGFVHPLLADKRGQMFSFEEKNINVTEFIEKHQNGHFYQQPLLLFYVILANTEQARMMSAAEVIKNPSVVRAIIIPISGFGLWGPIYGYLAVENNGDTVLGTAWYQQAETPGLGANIANPLWQKQFYGKKIFLQAASENTDFATTPLGLEVIKGSVQSAFGTSPKALSSIDGISGATLTCNGVTEAYAQSLAPYRSLLMSFAKLNNQRDHNGSK